The Catenuloplanes niger genome includes a window with the following:
- a CDS encoding GNAT family N-acetyltransferase, with amino-acid sequence MTVLLREVTDADLGAIGALHLASRTTAYAGIIAPEALADTTPDAMAEWWRERFRWERDTHRFMVAEDGGTIAGFTYAGPDETPDAAILHAIHVAPGRIGSGLGRLLLADVQDWFATRPAWTSASLWVLEANARARGFYEHHGWRFDGTSTVDAIGAAMVPMVRYRRSWSHPPVTAG; translated from the coding sequence ATGACCGTGCTGCTCAGGGAAGTGACGGACGCGGACCTCGGGGCGATCGGCGCGCTGCACCTCGCGTCCCGGACGACGGCCTACGCCGGGATCATCGCCCCCGAGGCGCTGGCGGACACCACGCCGGACGCGATGGCCGAGTGGTGGCGGGAACGGTTCCGGTGGGAGCGGGACACGCACCGGTTCATGGTCGCGGAGGACGGCGGCACGATCGCCGGCTTCACCTACGCCGGGCCGGACGAGACGCCGGACGCCGCGATCCTGCACGCGATCCACGTGGCGCCGGGCCGGATCGGGTCCGGGCTCGGCCGGCTGCTGCTGGCCGACGTGCAGGACTGGTTCGCCACCCGCCCGGCCTGGACCAGCGCGTCGCTGTGGGTGCTGGAGGCCAACGCACGGGCCCGCGGCTTCTACGAGCACCACGGCTGGCGCTTCGACGGGACCAGCACGGTGGACGCCATCGGCGCCGCGATGGTGCCGATGGTCCGCTACCGTCGATCATGGAGCCATCCCCCGGTAACGGCCGGTTAA
- a CDS encoding S1C family serine protease: protein MDADRIDADGAALDAYSRVVTRVAAEILPSVAALAVRTGRGAGAGSAVAFAADGFLLTSAHVVAGARSGTATFADGAQSRFDVVGADPLSDLAVLRAGGAVPPAALGDADRLRIGQLVVAVGNPMGLAGSVTAGVVSGLGRSIPARDGRRVRPIDDVIQTDAALNPGNSGGALAASDGTVVGINTAVAGYGLGLAVPINGTTRQIIGELVSTGRVRRAWLGVASVPVPLPPPLAARLGQRAGLRVVEVVPGSPAGVAGIFLDDIIVSAGAEPTETVQTLLKLMLGPAIGTRLPLTLYRREAMVDVVTVPAELT, encoded by the coding sequence ATGGACGCCGACCGGATCGACGCAGATGGTGCTGCTCTCGACGCGTACAGCCGGGTGGTCACGCGAGTGGCCGCCGAGATCCTGCCCAGCGTGGCCGCGCTCGCGGTGCGGACCGGCCGGGGTGCCGGGGCCGGCTCCGCCGTCGCGTTCGCCGCCGACGGCTTCCTGCTCACCAGCGCACACGTGGTCGCCGGCGCGCGGTCCGGCACCGCCACGTTCGCCGACGGCGCCCAGTCCCGTTTCGACGTGGTCGGCGCCGACCCGCTCTCCGACCTGGCCGTGCTGCGGGCCGGCGGCGCGGTCCCACCGGCCGCGCTCGGCGACGCGGACCGCCTGCGCATCGGCCAGCTGGTCGTCGCGGTCGGCAACCCGATGGGCCTGGCCGGCTCCGTCACGGCCGGCGTCGTCTCCGGGCTCGGCCGGTCCATCCCGGCCCGGGACGGCCGCCGGGTCCGCCCGATCGACGACGTGATCCAGACCGACGCCGCGCTCAATCCCGGCAACTCCGGTGGCGCGCTCGCCGCGTCCGACGGCACCGTGGTCGGCATCAACACCGCGGTCGCCGGCTACGGCCTCGGCCTCGCCGTGCCGATCAACGGCACCACCCGGCAGATCATCGGTGAACTGGTGTCCACCGGCCGCGTCCGGCGCGCCTGGCTCGGCGTGGCCAGCGTCCCGGTGCCGCTCCCGCCGCCGCTCGCCGCACGCCTCGGCCAGCGCGCCGGGCTGCGCGTCGTGGAGGTCGTGCCCGGCTCGCCCGCCGGCGTCGCCGGCATCTTCCTCGACGACATCATCGTCTCCGCCGGCGCCGAGCCCACCGAGACCGTCCAGACCCTGCTCAAACTGATGCTCGGCCCCGCGATCGGGACCCGCCTGCCGCTCACGCTGTACCGCCGCGAGGCCATGGTCGACGTCGTCACGGTCCCGGCGGAATTGACCTGA
- a CDS encoding cystathionine beta-synthase, whose product MRYYDTVVDLIGNTPLVRLNRVTEGIEATVLAKVEYMNPGGSVKDRIALRMVDDAEAAGLLKPGGTIVEPTSGNTGVGLALVAQQRGYRCVFVCPDKVSEDKRNVLRAYGAEVVVCPTAVAPEDPRSYYNVSNRLAAEIPGAWKPDQYSNKANPRSHYETTGPELWEQTDGRITHFVTGVGTGGTISGTGRYLKDASAGRVRIIGADPEGSVYSGGTGRPYLVEGVGEDFWPDCYDRTVADEIVEVSDKASFAMTRRLAREEGLLVGGSCGMAVVAALEVARRAQPDDVIVVLLPDGGRGYLSKIFNDDWMARYGFLETSGTESTVAEALETKGGQIPPMVHLHPTETVRDAIDYMREYGVSQLPVLKAEPPVVTGEVAGSVAERELLDALFSGQAHLHDTIERHMADPLPMIGGGQPVSEAVKLLEQSDAAMVLIDGKPAGVLTRQDLLAHLAPMNP is encoded by the coding sequence GTGCGCTACTACGACACCGTCGTCGACCTGATCGGCAACACGCCCCTGGTCCGCCTGAACCGGGTCACCGAGGGCATCGAGGCCACCGTGCTCGCCAAGGTGGAATACATGAACCCCGGCGGCTCGGTGAAGGACCGGATCGCCCTGCGGATGGTCGACGATGCGGAGGCCGCCGGTCTGCTGAAGCCCGGCGGCACCATCGTGGAACCGACCAGCGGCAACACCGGAGTGGGCCTGGCCCTGGTGGCGCAGCAGCGCGGCTACCGGTGCGTCTTCGTCTGCCCGGACAAGGTCTCCGAGGACAAACGCAACGTGCTCCGGGCGTACGGTGCCGAGGTGGTCGTCTGCCCGACCGCGGTCGCGCCCGAGGACCCGCGTTCCTACTACAACGTCTCGAACCGGCTGGCCGCGGAGATCCCCGGCGCGTGGAAGCCGGACCAGTACTCCAACAAGGCCAACCCGCGCTCGCACTACGAGACCACCGGTCCGGAGCTGTGGGAGCAGACCGACGGGCGGATCACGCACTTCGTGACCGGCGTCGGCACCGGCGGCACGATCTCCGGCACCGGCCGCTACCTGAAGGACGCGTCCGCGGGACGGGTCCGGATAATCGGCGCAGACCCGGAGGGCTCGGTCTACTCCGGCGGCACCGGCCGGCCGTACCTGGTCGAGGGCGTCGGCGAGGACTTCTGGCCGGACTGCTACGACCGTACGGTCGCCGACGAGATCGTCGAGGTCTCCGACAAGGCGTCGTTCGCGATGACCCGCCGCCTGGCCCGCGAGGAGGGCCTGCTGGTCGGCGGCTCCTGCGGGATGGCCGTGGTGGCCGCGCTCGAGGTCGCCCGCCGTGCCCAGCCGGACGACGTGATCGTGGTGCTGCTGCCGGACGGCGGCCGCGGATACCTCTCCAAGATCTTCAATGACGACTGGATGGCCCGGTACGGCTTCCTGGAGACCTCCGGCACCGAGTCGACGGTCGCCGAGGCGCTGGAGACCAAGGGTGGCCAGATCCCGCCCATGGTTCACCTGCACCCGACCGAGACCGTCCGGGACGCCATCGACTACATGCGCGAGTACGGCGTCAGCCAGCTCCCCGTGCTCAAGGCCGAACCGCCGGTCGTCACCGGCGAGGTGGCCGGTTCGGTCGCGGAGCGCGAGCTGCTCGACGCGCTCTTCTCCGGCCAGGCCCACCTGCACGACACCATCGAGCGCCACATGGCCGACCCGCTCCCCATGATCGGCGGTGGCCAGCCGGTGAGCGAGGCTGTCAAGCTGCTCGAGCAGTCCGACGCCGCGATGGTCCTGATCGACGGCAAGCCCGCCGGCGTGCTCACCCGCCAGGACCTCCTCGCGCACCTGGCGCCGATGAACCCGTAG
- a CDS encoding YkvA family protein: MANNLRRVAAFKALWQALTASRKGGPSIGQRIAALPRMIRSIVKGEYDGGKSLLLMAGALAYLVSPIDLVPEAMLLLVGLADDAVIITWLAGSVLSETQRFIEWEKDRDRILIGKAH; this comes from the coding sequence ATGGCGAACAATCTGCGGCGTGTGGCGGCGTTCAAGGCTCTGTGGCAGGCGCTGACGGCGAGCCGGAAGGGCGGCCCGTCGATCGGGCAGCGGATCGCGGCGCTTCCGCGAATGATCAGGTCGATCGTCAAGGGCGAGTACGACGGCGGCAAGTCGCTGCTGCTGATGGCGGGCGCGCTGGCGTACCTCGTCAGCCCGATCGACCTGGTGCCGGAGGCCATGCTGCTCCTGGTCGGTCTCGCGGACGACGCCGTGATCATCACGTGGCTGGCCGGCTCGGTGCTCTCCGAGACGCAGCGGTTCATCGAGTGGGAGAAGGACCGGGATCGCATCCTGATCGGGAAGGCGCACTAA
- a CDS encoding SGNH/GDSL hydrolase family protein yields the protein MNARTAQRITRTAVFTAGALTGVTLVSAGLLASQAEAARRTIPLAEGPPPRADGVFGAKFGGHPLVLAVLGDSTAAGYGVLRTRETPGALLATGLSRRLRRPVRLHRFAVVGAITDGLRHQLQDALEVRPDLAVILIGANDVTKRTPVTVAARQLADAVRGLRGVGAEVVVGTCPDLGTIRPIKPPLRWLARRWSRQLAEAQTIAVVEAGGRTVSLGDLLGPRFFAEPTRMFAWDHFHPSADGYAVAAAAMLPTAVAALGVPSGQASTLSLDQGVRSLSDAAQEAVKHAGTEVSAERVAGRERGPLGRWVRLRRLAVMPRQQTPDRDTAAVPLGKALSGKGDMTPPESTDGRGPDGMM from the coding sequence ATGAACGCGCGGACAGCACAACGCATCACCAGGACCGCGGTGTTCACGGCCGGCGCACTGACCGGCGTGACGCTGGTGTCCGCGGGCCTGCTGGCCTCACAGGCCGAGGCGGCTCGCCGGACCATTCCGCTGGCCGAGGGGCCGCCGCCACGCGCGGACGGCGTGTTCGGCGCGAAGTTCGGCGGGCACCCGCTGGTCCTGGCCGTGCTCGGGGATTCCACCGCGGCCGGTTACGGCGTGCTGCGCACCCGGGAGACGCCGGGTGCGCTGCTGGCCACCGGTCTCTCCCGCCGCCTGCGCCGCCCGGTCCGGCTGCACCGGTTCGCGGTGGTCGGCGCGATCACCGACGGCCTGCGCCACCAGCTGCAGGACGCGCTGGAGGTCCGGCCCGACCTGGCCGTGATCCTGATCGGCGCGAACGACGTGACCAAGCGCACGCCGGTCACGGTCGCGGCGCGGCAGCTCGCCGACGCGGTGCGCGGGCTGCGCGGCGTCGGCGCCGAGGTGGTCGTGGGCACCTGCCCGGACCTGGGCACGATCCGGCCGATCAAGCCGCCGCTGCGGTGGCTCGCCCGGCGGTGGAGCCGGCAGCTGGCCGAGGCGCAGACGATCGCGGTGGTCGAGGCCGGCGGACGCACGGTGTCGCTCGGCGACCTGCTCGGGCCGCGCTTCTTCGCGGAGCCGACCCGGATGTTCGCCTGGGACCACTTCCACCCCTCCGCCGACGGGTACGCGGTGGCTGCCGCCGCGATGCTGCCGACCGCGGTGGCCGCGCTCGGCGTGCCGTCCGGCCAGGCCTCGACGCTGAGCCTGGACCAGGGCGTGCGCTCGCTCTCCGACGCCGCGCAGGAGGCGGTCAAGCACGCGGGTACGGAGGTGTCGGCCGAGCGGGTGGCCGGGCGCGAACGCGGGCCGCTGGGCCGCTGGGTAAGGCTGCGGCGCCTGGCCGTGATGCCGCGTCAGCAGACTCCCGATCGGGACACGGCGGCCGTACCCTTGGGTAAGGCTTTGTCGGGAAAAGGGGATATGACCCCACCGGAGTCGACGGACGGCCGCGGCCCCGACGGCATGATGTGA
- a CDS encoding SGNH/GDSL hydrolase family protein, with the protein MTPEARQIGRTAAMTLLAGTVSGAALLAGEIVAARSRRYAKPSMGLGLRTSMGPAGAPSLRLVLLGDSSALGVGVEFLADTVGGHLARLLSEGAAGHGERHVHLSSVGVAGSRSTDLATQVARALLGERPDVAVILIGANDATSLRRPAEAAAHLSAAVRRLRGAGVEVVVGTCPDLGAARALAQPLRQIVGLLGRQMAHAQAKAVRDAGGTVVNLAVETGAVFRADSGTLCYDGYHPSGDGYRVWAHALLPAVSHAASMPNPRTQ; encoded by the coding sequence ATGACTCCGGAGGCTCGCCAGATCGGCCGGACCGCGGCCATGACGCTGCTCGCCGGCACGGTGAGCGGCGCCGCACTGCTCGCCGGCGAGATCGTCGCCGCGCGCAGCCGCCGCTACGCCAAACCGTCCATGGGCCTCGGCCTGCGCACCTCGATGGGCCCGGCCGGCGCCCCGTCGCTGCGCCTGGTGCTGCTCGGTGACTCCAGCGCGCTCGGCGTCGGCGTCGAGTTCCTCGCCGACACGGTCGGCGGTCACCTCGCCCGGCTGCTCTCCGAGGGCGCGGCCGGGCACGGCGAGCGCCACGTGCACCTGTCCAGCGTCGGCGTGGCCGGCTCCCGCTCGACCGACCTGGCCACCCAGGTGGCCCGCGCGCTGCTCGGCGAGCGCCCGGACGTGGCCGTGATCCTGATCGGCGCGAACGACGCCACCTCGCTGCGCCGCCCGGCCGAGGCAGCCGCCCACCTGAGCGCGGCCGTGCGCCGGCTGCGCGGCGCGGGCGTCGAGGTCGTCGTCGGCACCTGCCCCGACCTGGGCGCGGCCCGCGCGCTGGCGCAGCCGCTGCGGCAGATCGTCGGCCTGCTCGGCCGTCAGATGGCACACGCGCAGGCCAAGGCCGTGCGGGACGCCGGTGGCACGGTCGTCAACCTGGCCGTCGAGACCGGCGCGGTGTTCCGGGCCGACTCCGGCACGCTCTGCTACGACGGGTACCACCCGTCCGGCGACGGTTATCGGGTGTGGGCCCACGCGCTGCTGCCCGCGGTCTCGCACGCCGCGTCCATGCCGAACCCGCGCACCCAGTGA
- a CDS encoding acetyl-CoA C-acetyltransferase yields the protein MPEAVIVATARSPIGRAVKGSLREMRPDDLAATIIQAALDKVPQLDPATVEDLYLGCGLPGGEQGFNMARVVATLLGQDGLPGATLTRYCASSLQTTRMALHAIRAGEGDVFISAGVEMVSRYARGNSDGLPPEAQALVGGGWENPRFADARARSAARTQAGTPVWQDPRAEGALPDIYLTMGQTAENLAQVYDVSRAEMDEFGVRSQNLAEKAIANGFWAREITPVTTPDGTVVTADDGPRAGVTMEAVAGLKPVFRPDGRITAGNCCPLNDGAAAVIVMSDVRARELGITPLARIVSTGVTALSPEIMGLGPVEASRQALARAGMTIDDVDLVEINEAFAAQVIPSYQQLGIPIDKLNVNGGAIAVGHPFGMSGARITGTLLNSLSWHDKSVGLETMCVGGGQGMAMILERLN from the coding sequence ATGCCGGAAGCTGTCATCGTCGCCACCGCCCGCTCCCCCATCGGACGGGCCGTCAAGGGCTCGCTGCGCGAAATGCGCCCCGATGATCTGGCCGCCACCATCATCCAGGCGGCGCTCGACAAGGTTCCCCAGCTCGACCCGGCCACGGTCGAGGACCTCTACCTCGGGTGCGGCCTGCCCGGCGGCGAGCAGGGCTTCAACATGGCCCGCGTCGTCGCCACGCTGCTCGGGCAGGACGGCCTGCCCGGCGCCACCCTCACCCGCTACTGCGCGTCCTCGCTGCAGACCACCCGGATGGCCCTGCACGCGATCCGGGCCGGCGAGGGCGACGTCTTCATCTCGGCCGGCGTCGAGATGGTCTCCCGCTACGCCCGCGGCAACTCCGACGGCCTGCCGCCCGAGGCGCAGGCGCTGGTCGGCGGCGGCTGGGAGAACCCGCGATTCGCCGACGCCCGCGCCCGCAGCGCCGCCCGCACCCAGGCCGGCACGCCCGTCTGGCAGGACCCGCGCGCCGAGGGTGCGCTCCCGGACATCTACCTCACCATGGGACAGACGGCGGAAAACCTGGCCCAGGTGTACGACGTCTCCCGCGCGGAGATGGACGAGTTCGGCGTCCGCAGCCAGAACCTCGCCGAGAAGGCCATCGCGAACGGCTTCTGGGCCCGCGAGATCACCCCGGTCACCACGCCGGACGGCACCGTGGTCACGGCCGACGACGGCCCGCGCGCCGGCGTCACCATGGAGGCCGTCGCCGGCCTCAAGCCCGTCTTCCGCCCCGACGGCCGGATCACCGCCGGCAACTGCTGCCCCCTCAACGACGGCGCGGCCGCGGTCATCGTGATGAGCGACGTCCGGGCCCGCGAGCTGGGCATCACCCCGCTGGCCCGCATCGTCTCCACCGGCGTCACCGCCCTGTCACCGGAGATCATGGGGCTGGGACCGGTCGAGGCGTCCCGGCAGGCGCTCGCCCGGGCCGGCATGACAATCGACGACGTCGACCTCGTCGAGATCAACGAGGCGTTCGCGGCGCAGGTCATCCCGTCGTACCAGCAGCTCGGCATCCCGATCGACAAGCTGAACGTGAACGGCGGGGCGATCGCGGTCGGCCACCCCTTCGGCATGTCCGGGGCCCGCATCACCGGAACGCTGCTGAACTCGCTCTCCTGGCACGACAAGTCCGTGGGCCTGGAGACCATGTGCGTCGGCGGCGGCCAGGGCATGGCCATGATCCTCGAACGCCTCAACTGA
- a CDS encoding Bax inhibitor-1/YccA family protein, giving the protein MKTSNPVLSQLGRAAERERAGAYGAYGPGGAPGYGPAGYDQPYPSQAYPAAPPAVRPMTIDDVVVRTVALLAITALSAAAAWVLIPAPVALPALIGAAVIGLVLGLVLSFMRMANPILIGVYAVAEGVFLGLVSRVYESLYDGIVLQATTATFGVFFLMAILYRARVIRATPKFARIMISIMVGLFAVMMINLVFALFGVNTGLRDGSPLAIGFSLVCIVVASLSFVLNFAEIEEGARMGLPQKYAWTAAFGILVGLVWLYLEILRLLSFLQDD; this is encoded by the coding sequence GTGAAGACAAGCAACCCGGTGCTGAGCCAGCTCGGCCGGGCTGCCGAGCGCGAGCGGGCCGGCGCGTACGGCGCCTACGGTCCCGGTGGCGCGCCCGGTTACGGTCCGGCGGGTTACGACCAGCCCTACCCGTCCCAGGCGTACCCGGCGGCTCCGCCGGCCGTCCGCCCGATGACCATCGATGACGTCGTCGTCCGTACGGTCGCGCTGCTTGCGATCACCGCGCTCTCCGCCGCGGCCGCGTGGGTCCTGATCCCGGCACCCGTCGCGCTCCCCGCGCTCATCGGTGCCGCGGTCATCGGCCTGGTGCTCGGCCTGGTTCTCTCCTTCATGCGGATGGCGAACCCGATCCTGATCGGCGTCTACGCCGTCGCCGAGGGCGTGTTCCTCGGCCTGGTCAGCCGGGTCTACGAGAGCCTCTACGACGGCATCGTCCTGCAGGCCACCACGGCTACGTTCGGCGTGTTCTTCCTGATGGCGATCCTCTACCGCGCCCGCGTGATCCGCGCGACCCCGAAGTTCGCCCGCATCATGATCTCGATCATGGTCGGCCTGTTCGCGGTCATGATGATCAACCTGGTGTTCGCCCTGTTCGGCGTCAACACCGGCCTGCGCGACGGCAGCCCGCTGGCCATCGGCTTCAGCCTGGTCTGCATCGTGGTCGCCTCGCTGAGCTTCGTGCTCAACTTTGCCGAGATCGAGGAGGGCGCGCGCATGGGCCTTCCGCAGAAGTACGCGTGGACCGCCGCGTTCGGCATCCTGGTCGGCCTGGTCTGGCTCTACCTGGAGATCCTCCGCCTGCTGAGCTTCCTCCAAGACGACTGA
- a CDS encoding NAD(P)/FAD-dependent oxidoreductase, producing MSPQRILVVGAGHVGLFAALRLSKKLSAREAEVIVVDPQPHMTYQPFLPEASAGNISPRHAVVPLRRELRRCTIISGEVTRIDHANKKVLVETISGPAREVEYDHILVAPGSVSRTLPIPGLREQGIGFKTIGEAIYLRNHFLDRLDVAATTTDAETKKRALTFCFVGGGYAGIEALAEMEDMVRSALKYYPELKQDEVRFVLVEATQRILPEIGPDMGAYAARQLRKRGIDMRLGTFLESCVDGNVKLSDGEQFTTDTVVWTAGVKPSPMLANTDLPLGPRGHVNCLPTLQVADGETVVEGAWAAGDCSQVPDLTGGVGAWCSPSAQHAVRQAVVVADNIARAIHGREPKVYRHKYLGSVAGLGLYKGAAKVYGVKVPGFPAWLMHRFYHVSQIPSFNRKVRVVADWTLGFLLKREVVALGQLHAPREEFTEVTPPLEPKPAATAEPVAAAKA from the coding sequence GTGAGTCCTCAGCGGATCCTTGTGGTTGGAGCTGGGCACGTCGGCCTTTTCGCCGCGCTGCGCCTCTCCAAGAAGCTCAGCGCGCGCGAGGCAGAGGTAATCGTCGTCGATCCTCAGCCGCACATGACCTATCAGCCGTTCCTCCCCGAGGCGTCGGCCGGCAACATCTCCCCGCGGCACGCCGTTGTGCCGCTGCGACGGGAGCTGCGCCGCTGCACGATCATCTCCGGTGAGGTCACTCGCATCGACCACGCCAACAAGAAGGTCCTGGTCGAGACCATCTCCGGGCCGGCCCGCGAGGTCGAGTACGACCACATCCTGGTCGCGCCCGGCTCCGTGTCCCGCACGCTGCCCATCCCGGGCCTGCGCGAGCAGGGCATCGGTTTCAAGACCATCGGCGAGGCCATCTACCTGAGGAACCACTTCCTCGACCGGCTGGACGTCGCCGCCACCACCACCGACGCCGAGACCAAGAAGCGGGCGCTTACGTTCTGCTTCGTCGGCGGCGGCTACGCGGGCATCGAGGCGCTGGCCGAGATGGAGGACATGGTCCGCTCCGCGCTCAAGTACTACCCGGAGCTCAAGCAGGACGAGGTCCGGTTCGTGCTGGTCGAGGCGACCCAGCGGATCCTGCCCGAGATCGGGCCGGACATGGGTGCCTACGCCGCCCGTCAGCTGCGCAAGCGCGGCATCGACATGCGGCTCGGCACGTTCCTCGAGTCGTGCGTCGACGGCAACGTGAAGCTCTCCGACGGCGAGCAGTTCACCACGGACACGGTCGTCTGGACCGCCGGTGTGAAGCCGTCCCCGATGCTGGCCAACACCGACCTCCCGCTCGGCCCGCGCGGCCACGTCAACTGCCTGCCGACGCTGCAGGTGGCCGACGGCGAGACGGTCGTCGAGGGCGCCTGGGCCGCGGGCGACTGCTCGCAGGTCCCGGACCTGACCGGCGGCGTCGGTGCGTGGTGCTCGCCGAGCGCGCAGCACGCGGTCCGGCAGGCGGTCGTGGTGGCCGACAACATCGCGCGCGCCATCCACGGCCGGGAGCCGAAGGTGTACCGGCACAAGTACCTGGGCTCGGTCGCCGGCCTCGGCCTCTACAAGGGCGCCGCGAAGGTCTACGGCGTCAAGGTCCCGGGCTTCCCGGCGTGGCTGATGCACCGCTTCTACCACGTCAGCCAGATCCCGTCGTTCAACCGCAAGGTGCGGGTCGTGGCCGACTGGACGCTGGGGTTCCTCCTCAAGCGTGAGGTGGTCGCGCTCGGTCAGCTGCACGCGCCGCGTGAGGAGTTCACCGAGGTCACGCCGCCGCTGGAGCCGAAGCCGGCCGCTACCGCCGAGCCGGTGGCCGCCGCCAAGGCCTGA
- a CDS encoding DUF58 domain-containing protein: MPPAVAASPPGEEPETSPVWVPTRALSRAIMLAGLLLVIGVVLGRTDVVLLATPFVIGTAVSLRRRPAAAPDLALTIEAVNRVEGGDVVAELEVINRDRVDYDLVLVRVRRSRWLRVDAADRPHGLAVDAGRTGLIDLAGRGLRWGRHDLGPIAAAAAACDGLFTSAPVLLRPARIAVYPRTEPFQAVDAMPNAAGLVGGHRSRRPGQSGELAGVRKFGPGDRLRRIDWRVSLRAGELHVAATLSDRDAEVALLLDVTAETGNSGGVDGGASVLDTTVRAAAAIAEHYLHRGDRVSLLEYGPAARRLRAAAGRRQYLTVLEWLLEVRQQGSVGEGADPVATHLVSANALVVVLTPLLEPGAAEMLARLARSGRYVVAVDTLPGTGLSLPGGSPWVEQALRLWRLERENTLGRLREHGVPVVSWAGAGSLDLVLRDIARFAGAPRAGVR, from the coding sequence GTGCCGCCGGCGGTCGCCGCCTCGCCGCCGGGGGAGGAGCCGGAGACCTCGCCGGTGTGGGTGCCGACCCGGGCGCTCAGCCGCGCGATCATGCTGGCCGGGCTGCTGCTGGTGATCGGCGTCGTGCTCGGCCGTACGGACGTGGTGCTGCTGGCCACGCCGTTCGTGATCGGGACCGCGGTCTCGCTGCGCCGCCGCCCGGCCGCGGCGCCGGACCTGGCGCTCACGATCGAGGCGGTCAACCGCGTGGAGGGCGGCGACGTCGTCGCGGAACTCGAAGTGATCAACCGGGACCGGGTCGACTACGACCTGGTGCTGGTCCGGGTGCGCCGGTCCCGCTGGCTGCGCGTGGACGCGGCGGACCGGCCGCACGGCCTGGCCGTGGACGCGGGCCGGACCGGCCTGATCGACCTGGCGGGCCGGGGGCTGCGCTGGGGCCGCCACGACCTCGGCCCGATCGCGGCCGCGGCCGCCGCCTGCGACGGCCTGTTCACCTCCGCGCCGGTGCTGCTGCGCCCGGCCCGGATCGCGGTCTACCCGCGCACCGAGCCGTTCCAGGCGGTCGACGCGATGCCGAACGCGGCCGGCCTGGTCGGTGGTCACCGCTCCCGGCGCCCGGGGCAGAGCGGCGAGCTGGCCGGCGTCCGCAAGTTCGGGCCCGGCGACCGGCTGCGGCGCATCGACTGGCGGGTGTCGCTGCGCGCCGGTGAGCTGCACGTGGCCGCCACGCTCTCCGACCGGGACGCCGAGGTGGCGCTGCTGCTGGACGTGACGGCCGAGACCGGCAACTCCGGCGGTGTGGACGGCGGCGCCTCCGTGCTGGACACCACGGTCCGGGCCGCGGCCGCGATCGCGGAGCACTATCTGCACCGCGGCGACCGGGTCTCGCTGCTGGAGTACGGCCCGGCCGCCCGCCGGCTGCGCGCCGCCGCCGGCCGCCGGCAGTACCTGACCGTGCTGGAGTGGCTGCTGGAGGTGCGGCAGCAGGGCTCCGTCGGCGAGGGCGCCGACCCGGTCGCCACGCACCTGGTCTCCGCGAACGCGCTGGTGGTGGTGCTGACGCCGCTGCTGGAGCCGGGCGCGGCCGAGATGCTGGCCCGGCTGGCCCGCTCCGGCCGCTACGTGGTCGCGGTCGACACGCTGCCGGGCACCGGGCTGTCGCTGCCGGGCGGCAGCCCGTGGGTGGAGCAGGCGCTGCGCCTGTGGCGGCTGGAGCGGGAGAACACGCTGGGCCGGCTGCGCGAGCACGGCGTGCCGGTGGTGAGCTGGGCCGGCGCGGGCAGCCTGGACCTGGTGCTGCGGGACATCGCCCGGTTCGCCGGCGCACCCCGGGCCGGTGTGCGATGA